DNA from Ictalurus punctatus breed USDA103 chromosome 7, Coco_2.0, whole genome shotgun sequence:
TACTTCTAAtgtttttacacaatttttctctctttttctgcttgtttatgacttaaggTGTCATACCGGGCGAGGCAAGGGATGACCCGCAGTGCCCTAGCTAAGATGGCTGCCGTGTGGGTCCTGTCTTTCCTCTTGTACGGCCCGGCCATCTTGCTGTGGGAGGTGGTGACGGGAGAGAGCCATGTCCCTGAAGACGAGTGCTTTGCTGAGTTCTTCCACACGTGGTACTTCCTGCTGTCTGCCTCCACACTCGAGTTCTTTTTCCCCTTCCTGTCCGTGGCTTTCTTCAACCTCAGCATATACCGCAGCATACGTGAGAGGAGGCTTCGCTACCAGCAGGACTTGTGCTTCCCCAAGAACCGTGGCATGACATCTCCCAAGCACGAGAGGCTTCGCTTGGTCACCTACATCTGCCGCGGCTCTCTCgtgacgaagaagaagaagccggAAACAGAAGGCGATCGTTGTTCGCCGTCCGCAGGACGCATCGACACCCGGAGTATACGAAGCACTCAGTGTACACGCCTGATTCAGGACAGGAAGATCGCAAAGTCGTTAGcggtgattgtgtgtgtgtttgctgtatGCTGGGCACCGTACACGCTTCTGATGATCATACGCGCTGCCTGCAGGGGGCACTGTGTATCACACCACTGGTACGAAGTGACGTTCTGGCTGCTGTGGCTCAACTCTGCCATCAATCCGTTCCTGTATCCTCTTTGCCACAGCAGCTTCCGCAGGGCTTTCGCAAAGATCCTGTGCCCCAAACACCGAACCACTGAAGCACCATCAGATAACGCATCTAACAACCATAGATAGTCC
Protein-coding regions in this window:
- the LOC108267321 gene encoding histamine H3 receptor, encoding MHARMGAMLERNASRERMDFSSNTSAHMGREPGFGGPVLVLLAAVMLLLIAVIVLGNALVILAFKTDRSLRRQSNYFLLNLAISDFLVGAFCIPVYLPYILTGKWMLGRGLCKLWLVMDYLLCTASVFNIVLISYDRFLSVTRAVSYRARQGMTRSALAKMAAVWVLSFLLYGPAILLWEVVTGESHVPEDECFAEFFHTWYFLLSASTLEFFFPFLSVAFFNLSIYRSIRERRLRYQQDLCFPKNRGMTSPKHERLRLVTYICRGSLVTKKKKPETEGDRCSPSAGRIDTRSIRSTQCTRLIQDRKIAKSLAVIVCVFAVCWAPYTLLMIIRAACRGHCVSHHWYEVTFWLLWLNSAINPFLYPLCHSSFRRAFAKILCPKHRTTEAPSDNASNNHR